A stretch of Gemmatimonas aurantiaca T-27 DNA encodes these proteins:
- the queF gene encoding preQ(1) synthase, translated as MPKPELLEKFPNPYADRDYEIYMETDEFTSLCPLGGVETDAIELKLLEGGAPDFATIRITYTPDVHCVELKSLKLYFWSFRNDGIFYERVVNRILDDLVEAVSPRALTVVGDFKVRGGLKSIITAKYVKGQ; from the coding sequence ATGCCCAAGCCCGAATTGCTGGAGAAATTCCCGAATCCCTACGCCGACCGGGATTACGAGATCTACATGGAGACCGACGAGTTCACGTCGCTCTGCCCACTCGGCGGTGTCGAAACGGACGCGATCGAACTCAAGCTGCTCGAAGGCGGCGCGCCCGATTTTGCCACCATTCGCATCACCTACACGCCCGATGTGCATTGCGTGGAGCTCAAGAGCCTCAAGCTCTATTTCTGGAGCTTCCGCAACGACGGCATCTTTTACGAGCGTGTCGTGAATCGCATCCTCGATGATCTGGTCGAAGCCGTGTCACCGCGTGCGCTCACCGTGGTGGGTGACTTCAAGGTGCGTGGTGGTCTCAAGAGCATCATCACGGCGAAGTACGTGAAGGGTCAGTAA
- a CDS encoding rhomboid family intramembrane serine protease: MAYATYDEFESTRSPNAIYWLIGLCVGVYFVQATLVGDANMARWFGYSAGDLASRSLWTVGTYMFVHGGLMHLLLNMWTLWLFGPRVERAWGSSTFTWYYLWCGLGGWAFHYLFQGSGGTLVGASAAILGVAVAYASRWPDDEVMFFGVVPMKVRWLVVFMALINITMAVVDAGSLGGTAYAAHIGGMVAGWIYLRAPRAGSLDRFRRGIAPAPDYGDEPPRAVPKSSNRPREREIDDIVAQSKAAVARVRPTAPARPAPAATAAPSSQTAFDAVLDKIAAEGIDSLTSDERSLLDEWSRKLRDEQ, encoded by the coding sequence ATGGCGTACGCGACCTACGACGAATTCGAGTCCACACGCAGTCCCAATGCCATCTACTGGCTGATTGGATTGTGTGTGGGCGTGTACTTCGTACAGGCCACGCTGGTCGGCGACGCCAACATGGCGCGCTGGTTCGGTTATTCGGCCGGCGACCTCGCGTCACGTTCGTTGTGGACGGTGGGCACCTACATGTTCGTGCACGGTGGCCTCATGCACCTTCTGCTGAACATGTGGACGTTGTGGTTGTTCGGACCACGGGTGGAGCGGGCGTGGGGCTCGAGCACGTTCACCTGGTACTACCTGTGGTGCGGGCTTGGTGGCTGGGCGTTCCACTACCTGTTCCAGGGCAGCGGCGGCACGTTGGTTGGTGCATCGGCTGCCATTCTCGGTGTGGCGGTGGCATACGCCTCACGCTGGCCGGACGACGAAGTGATGTTCTTCGGCGTGGTGCCGATGAAGGTGCGCTGGTTGGTGGTGTTCATGGCACTGATCAACATCACGATGGCCGTGGTGGATGCCGGCAGCCTGGGTGGCACTGCCTATGCCGCGCACATCGGCGGCATGGTGGCGGGGTGGATCTATTTGCGCGCGCCACGTGCCGGCAGCCTCGATCGGTTCCGCCGCGGCATCGCGCCGGCCCCCGACTACGGCGACGAGCCACCGCGCGCCGTGCCCAAGTCCAGCAACCGGCCGCGTGAACGCGAGATCGACGATATCGTCGCGCAGAGCAAGGCCGCCGTGGCTCGTGTGCGTCCCACGGCGCCGGCCCGCCCGGCACCGGCCGCCACCGCCGCTCCGTCATCGCAGACGGCCTTCGACGCCGTGCTCGACAAGATCGCGGCCGAAGGCATCGACAGCCTGACCTCGGACGAGCGCTCGCTGCTCGACGAATGGTCGCGGAAGCTGCGCGACGAACAGTAG
- a CDS encoding D-alanine--D-alanine ligase family protein: MSKSLRITVLLGGVSAERDVSLSSGLRIAMALREKGHEVICLDPAEGVLTRETERSLLASGVGSAPPSLEALAGLESRALSPVLGTLPELTEADCLFLALHGGQGEDGTIQALLDMVGVPYTGSGHLASALAMDKHLSKVVLRSAGVATANWIMAPAPDSAETLDADDVGRHLDWPVVVKPSKQGSTVGLSIVRAPEELAAAVREAFRYDDEVMIERFVPGRELTVGILGDAVLPTIEIQPVKELYDYECKYTPGMAKEFVAELSPEEASKLADQAKRAFQALKLRGYARIDFRLDPQGQPWCLEANTLPGMTPTSLIPQAAAAAGVLFPDLCERIVQLALAKR; encoded by the coding sequence ATGTCCAAGTCGCTCCGCATCACCGTATTGCTCGGCGGGGTCTCCGCCGAACGTGACGTTTCCCTCTCGTCCGGACTCCGCATCGCGATGGCGCTGCGGGAAAAGGGGCATGAAGTCATCTGCCTCGACCCGGCCGAAGGGGTTCTGACCCGCGAGACCGAGCGCAGCCTGCTGGCCAGCGGCGTAGGCAGTGCACCCCCGTCGCTGGAAGCGCTGGCCGGACTCGAGTCCCGTGCGCTCTCGCCGGTGCTGGGCACCTTGCCCGAGCTCACCGAAGCCGACTGTCTGTTCCTGGCGCTGCACGGCGGACAGGGGGAAGACGGCACCATTCAGGCGCTGCTCGACATGGTGGGGGTGCCGTATACCGGCAGCGGCCACCTGGCGAGCGCGCTGGCCATGGACAAACACCTCAGCAAGGTGGTGCTGCGTTCGGCCGGCGTGGCCACCGCCAACTGGATCATGGCGCCGGCACCCGACTCTGCCGAAACGCTGGACGCGGACGATGTGGGGCGGCATCTCGATTGGCCGGTGGTGGTGAAGCCGTCGAAGCAGGGCAGCACGGTGGGGCTGTCCATCGTGCGCGCGCCGGAGGAGCTGGCCGCCGCCGTGCGGGAGGCGTTCCGCTACGACGACGAGGTCATGATCGAGCGGTTCGTGCCTGGGCGGGAGCTGACGGTGGGCATTCTGGGTGATGCCGTGCTGCCGACCATCGAGATCCAGCCGGTGAAGGAGCTGTACGACTACGAGTGCAAGTACACGCCCGGTATGGCCAAGGAGTTCGTGGCCGAACTGTCTCCGGAAGAGGCGTCGAAGCTGGCCGACCAAGCAAAAAGGGCGTTTCAGGCCCTCAAGCTGCGGGGGTATGCGCGCATCGATTTCCGGCTGGATCCCCAGGGGCAGCCGTGGTGTCTGGAAGCCAACACGTTGCCGGGAATGACACCGACGAGTCTCATTCCGCAGGCGGCGGCCGCAGCGGGCGTCTTGTTTCCCGATCTGTGTGAACGCATCGTGCAACTGGCGCTCGCAAAGCGCTGA
- a CDS encoding RNA polymerase sigma factor, with protein sequence MLQQARHGDRASFARLVEHYYPRALRFALQMLHHREDAEEAVQDAFLRVHDNLARFREDAPFDPWFFRILGNRCRTLMAKRKRHHETFEYGDVPVDAASDAETDIPDEGFVRDVHQALAQLPPEQREAFLLRHVNDMDYEEMTIVTGAKGSTLRMRVKRAIDTLRVVLREGAIHE encoded by the coding sequence GTGCTGCAACAGGCACGGCATGGCGATCGCGCAAGCTTCGCTCGGCTGGTGGAGCACTATTACCCGCGAGCGCTGCGCTTCGCCCTGCAGATGCTGCATCACCGTGAAGACGCCGAGGAGGCCGTGCAGGATGCCTTCTTGCGTGTTCATGACAACTTGGCGCGGTTCCGCGAGGATGCACCGTTCGATCCGTGGTTCTTCCGCATTCTCGGGAACCGTTGCCGCACCCTCATGGCGAAGCGCAAGCGACACCATGAGACCTTTGAATACGGCGACGTGCCGGTCGATGCGGCCAGCGACGCCGAAACAGACATCCCCGACGAAGGGTTTGTGCGCGATGTGCACCAGGCGCTCGCGCAGTTGCCTCCAGAACAACGCGAAGCCTTCCTGCTCCGTCATGTGAACGACATGGACTACGAAGAGATGACGATCGTGACGGGCGCGAAGGGCTCCACACTCCGCATGCGCGTGAAGCGCGCCATCGACACCTTGCGTGTCGTGCTGCGGGAGGGTGCGATCCATGAATGA
- a CDS encoding isoamylase early set domain-containing protein: MNDRFRSPREGGAPSSADFREGEDDLLLRQVRAALTPMPAVDRRAIAQILTAVADRKRTPWQRFLGRFEGVREWWQFSTPPLARVGGMAALALTVGFVARGYLMRPDARVDGRAGAGMVATGVATGVSPQEIPLGPQQGTTLRAVEGTADASTLPIPVQFMLDAREVAGGTTVSLVGDFNDWDVNAIPLTLDNGVWSATLPLPPGRHVYAFVVNGKRWIADPRAPQAPDADFGRPGSVILVRTP; this comes from the coding sequence ATGAATGACCGGTTCCGGTCCCCACGCGAGGGTGGTGCGCCATCCTCCGCCGATTTCCGCGAAGGCGAAGACGATCTCCTGCTCCGGCAGGTGCGTGCCGCCCTCACCCCGATGCCCGCCGTCGATCGACGGGCCATCGCCCAGATTCTCACCGCGGTCGCCGATCGCAAGCGCACACCCTGGCAGCGATTCCTGGGCCGGTTCGAAGGAGTGCGTGAGTGGTGGCAGTTCTCCACGCCACCCCTGGCTCGTGTGGGCGGCATGGCTGCCCTGGCGCTCACCGTCGGCTTCGTGGCCCGCGGGTACCTGATGCGCCCCGATGCGCGGGTGGATGGGCGCGCCGGCGCCGGCATGGTGGCCACGGGCGTGGCCACCGGCGTTTCCCCGCAGGAGATCCCCCTGGGGCCGCAGCAAGGCACGACGTTGCGCGCGGTGGAAGGCACCGCGGACGCGTCCACCCTGCCGATCCCGGTGCAGTTCATGCTCGACGCCCGCGAAGTGGCGGGTGGCACCACCGTCAGTCTGGTTGGTGATTTCAACGACTGGGATGTCAACGCCATCCCGCTCACGCTCGACAACGGCGTCTGGAGCGCCACGCTGCCACTGCCGCCGGGCCGCCATGTGTACGCCTTCGTGGTCAACGGCAAGCGATGGATCGCCGATCCCCGTGCCCCGCAGGCACCCGATGCCGACTTCGGTCGTCCGGGTTCGGTCATCCTCGTACGCACCCCGTGA
- a CDS encoding pentapeptide repeat-containing protein yields MRSLFDSAMIIDALANLVKFWQIIIFVFGAYQFWANRRERLAADKVRNVQALTDSNYQAWQVVNSAQGKGGSGGRVDALANLVRNGQSLAGVNVDGAWLEGIDLRGANLQFASLRDANLQGADLTQANLKGADLSGANLTAATLDGAVLAGATVHATRLSAASLRATDLGDLHDWEHIRTITYARLHELQRAPAGFRDWARAQGAEDQITDADATRQDDAGLSYSTQFRAV; encoded by the coding sequence ATGCGTTCCCTCTTCGATTCCGCCATGATCATCGATGCGCTGGCCAACCTGGTCAAGTTCTGGCAGATCATCATCTTCGTGTTCGGCGCCTATCAGTTCTGGGCCAACCGCCGCGAGCGGCTGGCGGCTGACAAGGTGCGCAATGTGCAGGCGCTGACCGATTCCAACTATCAGGCGTGGCAGGTCGTGAACAGTGCGCAGGGCAAGGGCGGGAGCGGCGGTCGTGTCGACGCGCTGGCCAATCTTGTGCGCAATGGACAATCGCTCGCCGGTGTGAATGTCGATGGCGCATGGCTCGAAGGCATCGATCTGCGTGGGGCCAATCTGCAATTCGCCAGCTTGCGCGATGCCAACCTGCAAGGAGCGGATCTGACACAGGCCAATCTCAAGGGCGCCGACCTGTCGGGGGCAAATCTCACGGCCGCCACACTCGATGGCGCCGTGCTCGCGGGGGCCACCGTGCACGCCACGCGACTCTCGGCGGCATCGCTGCGTGCCACGGATCTTGGCGACCTGCATGATTGGGAGCACATCCGCACGATCACCTACGCGCGGTTGCACGAGCTGCAACGTGCTCCCGCTGGCTTTCGCGACTGGGCGCGTGCACAGGGTGCCGAAGATCAGATCACCGATGCGGACGCTACGCGACAAGACGACGCGGGGTTGTCGTACTCCACGCAGTTCCGCGCGGTGTAG
- the rocD gene encoding ornithine--oxo-acid transaminase, with amino-acid sequence MTSLTTPSVTQEFIAREDQWGAHNYRPLDLVIESAQGAWVTDVNGKRYLDCLSAYSAVNHGHAHPRILQTMIEQASRVTLTSRAFRNDQLGPFCEELATACGMEMVLPMNTGAEAVETAIKAARRWGYRTKGIPDGHATIIAFNGNFHGRTTTIVGFSSEPSYREGFGPFAPGFVLAPFGDIEAVRALMHRNVCAVLVEPIQCEAGVLIPPPGFLRALADLCREHEVLLIADEIQTGLGRTGAMFACDHEDVKPDMLVLGKALSGGFYPVSAVVSRRNVLDVFGPGSHGSTFGGNPLGCAVARTALRVLQDEHLAERSAALGAWFLQQVQALSHQDIVDVRGRGLLVGIELRGSARPWCEALMARGMLCKETHDHVIRLSPPLVVSKDDLIWAVQQLREVFTTAAA; translated from the coding sequence ATGACATCACTCACCACGCCAAGCGTCACACAGGAATTCATCGCTCGCGAAGACCAGTGGGGCGCCCACAACTATCGTCCGCTCGATCTGGTGATCGAATCCGCACAGGGCGCGTGGGTGACCGATGTGAACGGCAAGCGCTATCTCGACTGCCTCAGCGCGTACTCGGCCGTCAATCATGGTCACGCACATCCCCGCATTCTGCAGACGATGATCGAACAGGCCTCGCGGGTGACACTCACGTCGCGCGCCTTCCGGAATGATCAGTTGGGGCCGTTCTGCGAGGAGTTGGCGACTGCGTGCGGTATGGAGATGGTGTTGCCGATGAACACCGGCGCCGAAGCGGTGGAGACAGCCATCAAGGCCGCGCGTCGATGGGGCTATCGCACAAAAGGCATTCCCGATGGGCACGCCACGATCATCGCTTTCAATGGCAACTTCCACGGACGGACCACCACCATTGTCGGCTTCTCGTCCGAGCCATCGTATCGCGAAGGATTTGGTCCGTTCGCACCGGGCTTCGTATTGGCGCCGTTTGGCGATATCGAAGCCGTGCGCGCGTTGATGCATCGCAACGTGTGTGCCGTACTGGTGGAGCCCATTCAGTGTGAAGCCGGCGTGCTGATCCCGCCGCCGGGTTTCCTGCGGGCGCTGGCCGACCTGTGTCGCGAGCACGAGGTGTTGCTCATCGCCGATGAAATCCAGACGGGACTCGGGCGCACCGGAGCGATGTTCGCCTGCGATCACGAGGATGTGAAGCCCGACATGTTGGTGTTGGGCAAGGCGCTGTCGGGCGGCTTCTATCCTGTGTCGGCCGTGGTGTCGCGGCGCAACGTGCTCGATGTGTTCGGGCCCGGTTCGCATGGCAGCACCTTCGGCGGCAATCCGCTCGGGTGCGCCGTGGCGCGCACGGCGCTGCGTGTGTTGCAGGATGAACACCTTGCCGAACGCAGTGCCGCACTCGGTGCCTGGTTCCTGCAGCAGGTGCAGGCGCTCTCACATCAGGACATCGTGGATGTGCGCGGTCGTGGCCTGCTGGTGGGCATCGAATTGCGTGGATCGGCGCGCCCGTGGTGTGAAGCCCTCATGGCGCGGGGCATGCTGTGCAAGGAAACACACGATCATGTGATCCGCCTATCGCCACCACTGGTGGTGAGCAAAGACGACCTGATCTGGGCCGTGCAGCAGTTGCGTGAGGTGTTCACCACAGCGGCAGCCTGA
- the rocF gene encoding arginase, producing the protein MNYIPPSPDRDAVRIIGVPMDLGASRRGVDMGPSAMRLADVADVIRRLGLSVTDEGNVRVPDRSEVPSSPLGRIGAIALVAAELAARTANAVRHGTCPLVIGGDHSLSVGSVAGTATVLAERGERVGLIWFDAHADINTPDTTLTGNVHGMPVAHLLGLGDERLSRLASVTPAVRAEHLVYIGLRDLDEAEKHTIAQLGIRAFTMRDIDERGMRNVMDEAMQVVTHGTGGVHVSLDADFIDPREAPGVGTPVRGGVSLREAHLAMEIINDSRVMLAMDLVEINPILDRANATAELATDLVASAFGRRIL; encoded by the coding sequence ATGAACTACATCCCGCCATCTCCCGATCGTGATGCCGTTCGCATTATCGGCGTGCCCATGGATCTGGGCGCCAGCCGACGTGGTGTGGACATGGGACCCAGTGCGATGCGTCTGGCCGATGTGGCCGACGTGATTCGTCGATTGGGCCTGAGCGTGACCGACGAGGGCAATGTGCGGGTGCCTGATCGGAGCGAAGTGCCCTCGTCGCCGTTGGGCCGTATCGGGGCCATCGCGCTGGTGGCGGCGGAACTGGCGGCGCGTACCGCCAATGCCGTCCGGCATGGGACGTGTCCGCTGGTGATCGGTGGCGACCATTCCCTGTCGGTGGGCTCGGTGGCCGGCACGGCCACGGTGCTCGCCGAGCGCGGTGAACGTGTTGGCCTCATCTGGTTCGATGCCCATGCCGACATCAACACACCGGACACCACGCTCACGGGCAACGTGCATGGCATGCCTGTGGCGCATCTGCTGGGGCTGGGCGATGAGCGTCTGTCGCGCCTTGCGTCGGTCACACCTGCGGTGCGTGCCGAGCATCTCGTGTACATCGGACTGCGCGACCTCGACGAGGCGGAGAAACACACCATCGCCCAGCTTGGCATTCGCGCGTTCACCATGCGCGATATCGACGAACGTGGCATGCGGAATGTGATGGACGAAGCGATGCAGGTCGTCACGCATGGCACGGGCGGTGTGCATGTCTCGCTCGACGCCGACTTCATCGATCCCCGGGAAGCGCCGGGGGTAGGTACTCCAGTACGCGGCGGTGTGAGTCTGCGCGAGGCGCACCTCGCAATGGAAATCATCAACGATTCGCGCGTCATGCTGGCGATGGACCTGGTGGAGATCAATCCCATTCTGGATCGGGCCAATGCCACCGCGGAGCTGGCAACCGACCTCGTGGCCAGCGCGTTCGGTCGACGCATACTCTAG
- a CDS encoding Lrp/AsnC family transcriptional regulator, translating to MDDTDHQLLALLRENARAPVARLATQLGVSRATVQNRIDRMLRDRVLLGFTVRVTTEAARRRVRATMMVGVEGDHAESVLMTLRGYPEVRALHTTNGRWDLVVELDTETLEDFDRVLQRIRSVKGIVNSETNLLLSTHKL from the coding sequence ATGGATGACACCGACCACCAGTTGCTGGCCCTGCTGCGCGAAAACGCCCGTGCGCCGGTCGCCCGTCTAGCCACTCAACTGGGCGTCTCTCGTGCGACGGTGCAGAACCGTATCGATCGCATGCTCAGGGACCGGGTGCTGCTGGGCTTCACGGTGCGGGTCACCACGGAAGCGGCCCGACGCCGCGTACGCGCCACCATGATGGTGGGCGTGGAAGGTGATCACGCCGAGAGTGTGCTCATGACGCTGCGCGGCTATCCCGAGGTGCGCGCGCTGCACACCACCAACGGACGTTGGGATCTGGTGGTGGAGCTCGACACCGAGACGCTGGAAGATTTCGATCGCGTGCTGCAGCGCATTCGCAGCGTGAAGGGCATCGTCAATTCCGAAACCAACCTGCTGTTGTCCACCCACAAGCTGTAG
- a CDS encoding Kelch repeat-containing protein, with protein sequence MPIWSPSFSRAAVLSAAVVLSTPATMAVGTIAAAAPMSAARAAHTATALTDGRVLVVGGFLAEISPVNAELYDRARNRFIPVATTNTVRHSHTATRLADGRVLIVGGYGPDNTPTTRADLFDPSINRFVPTGALQQARSGHVAVLLADGSVLIAGGLGPDWTFLANAERYDPATGRFTAVGDMTTARESHVAVRLRNGRVLIVGGHQGRRADMRLFASAEEYDPVTRRFTAVGDMQVRRHKHDAVLMADGQVLVTGGSDERDDRGVYNHAERYDPSTQRFTRLTATMHRSRYKHAGSSVLLPDGRVLIAGGAAQAEVYDPQRGQFALVGGRSDLAGQFSAVALLSDGSALITGGYGANLRPQASAWMFAP encoded by the coding sequence ATGCCAATCTGGTCTCCGAGTTTTTCGCGCGCCGCGGTACTGTCGGCCGCCGTTGTGCTGTCCACGCCCGCCACCATGGCGGTTGGCACCATCGCGGCCGCCGCACCCATGAGTGCGGCGCGTGCAGCGCATACCGCCACCGCGCTGACTGATGGACGGGTGCTGGTGGTGGGCGGATTTCTGGCAGAGATATCGCCAGTGAACGCGGAACTGTATGATCGCGCGCGCAATCGGTTCATACCCGTGGCCACAACGAACACCGTGCGCCACAGTCATACCGCCACACGATTGGCCGACGGACGTGTGTTGATTGTCGGCGGTTACGGTCCCGACAACACACCCACCACACGCGCCGATCTCTTCGATCCGTCAATCAATCGTTTTGTGCCTACCGGCGCACTGCAGCAAGCACGCAGTGGGCACGTGGCCGTGTTGCTTGCAGACGGATCGGTGTTGATCGCCGGTGGTCTCGGTCCCGACTGGACCTTTCTGGCGAACGCCGAGCGCTACGATCCTGCCACCGGACGGTTCACGGCCGTGGGGGACATGACCACCGCGCGCGAGAGTCATGTGGCCGTACGACTCCGCAACGGTCGTGTGTTGATCGTGGGTGGTCATCAGGGACGACGCGCCGACATGCGGTTGTTCGCGTCGGCGGAAGAATACGATCCAGTCACACGGAGATTCACTGCGGTGGGCGACATGCAGGTGCGCCGTCACAAGCACGATGCCGTACTGATGGCCGACGGACAGGTGCTCGTGACCGGGGGGTCTGACGAACGCGATGATCGTGGTGTCTACAACCACGCCGAACGATATGACCCCTCCACACAGCGCTTCACACGGCTGACCGCGACGATGCACCGCAGTCGCTACAAACACGCCGGCAGTTCGGTGCTGCTGCCCGATGGACGTGTGCTCATCGCCGGTGGGGCGGCGCAGGCCGAAGTGTATGATCCGCAGCGTGGACAGTTCGCGCTGGTCGGTGGTCGCTCCGATCTGGCTGGCCAGTTCTCAGCCGTGGCGCTGCTGTCCGACGGCTCGGCGTTGATCACCGGCGGTTATGGCGCAAACCTCCGTCCACAGGCGAGCGCGTGGATGTTCGCGCCCTGA
- a CDS encoding pyridoxal-phosphate dependent enzyme, which produces MTNSTMATTLSADSASATPAEHVRHRLPYENVLATIGWTPLIHLARVAKGIRTPLLGKADFFNPGGSVKDRIGLPMIEAHEAAGTLKPGGTIVEATSGNTGVGLAIAAALKGYRCIFTMPDKMSQEKVRLLKAFGAEVIITPTAVPPDHPQNYVQMAKRIVKETPGAVLAGQFENPANPAAHVATTGPEIWEQTQGRITHFVASAGTGGTITGVARYLKSKNPNIKIIAADPMGSVLAELWRSKGEGHPTGAPYKVEGVGQDCVPETLDMSVIDEFISVSDKDAFSMARRLTREEGIFVGGSAGLIAHAALNVARRLDDPEAMVVTFLCDTGERYLSKLYNDEWMRENQLLDAPQTSIADVLGNKDTSAAAIVSVTPGATVRQAIRLMALHDVSQVPVMDGTVCVGSVAESQLTTKSLADPKVLDHTVSDAMDQPFPIVESDQAVESVAKLLSKSNRAVLMRKDGIIQGIVTRYDVLEYLMHRS; this is translated from the coding sequence GTGACCAACTCTACCATGGCCACTACGCTTTCCGCCGACTCCGCGTCGGCCACTCCTGCAGAACACGTCCGGCACCGCCTCCCCTACGAGAACGTACTGGCGACGATCGGGTGGACGCCGCTCATCCACCTCGCGCGGGTGGCCAAGGGGATCCGGACACCACTGCTCGGGAAGGCCGACTTCTTCAACCCCGGTGGCAGTGTGAAGGATCGCATCGGGTTGCCGATGATCGAAGCACACGAAGCCGCCGGCACACTCAAGCCCGGTGGGACGATCGTGGAAGCCACGAGCGGGAATACCGGGGTGGGACTGGCCATTGCGGCAGCACTCAAGGGCTACCGGTGCATCTTCACCATGCCCGACAAGATGTCGCAGGAAAAAGTCCGCCTGCTGAAAGCGTTCGGTGCCGAAGTAATCATCACGCCCACGGCGGTGCCGCCGGACCATCCGCAGAATTACGTGCAGATGGCCAAGCGCATCGTGAAGGAAACACCGGGCGCGGTGCTGGCCGGTCAATTCGAGAACCCCGCCAATCCCGCAGCACACGTGGCCACGACGGGTCCCGAAATCTGGGAGCAGACGCAGGGGCGTATCACGCACTTCGTCGCGTCGGCGGGCACGGGTGGCACCATCACGGGCGTGGCCCGCTACCTCAAGAGCAAGAACCCGAACATCAAGATCATCGCGGCCGATCCGATGGGTTCGGTGCTGGCGGAATTGTGGCGCTCGAAGGGTGAGGGACATCCCACCGGCGCGCCGTACAAAGTGGAAGGCGTGGGTCAGGACTGTGTGCCGGAGACACTCGACATGAGTGTCATCGACGAGTTCATCTCGGTGAGCGACAAGGACGCGTTCTCCATGGCGCGTCGTCTCACGCGCGAAGAAGGCATCTTCGTGGGTGGTTCGGCCGGTCTGATCGCCCATGCGGCGCTCAACGTGGCTCGGCGTCTCGATGATCCCGAGGCCATGGTCGTGACGTTCCTCTGCGATACGGGCGAGCGATATCTCAGCAAATTGTACAACGACGAGTGGATGCGCGAAAACCAGTTGCTCGATGCGCCGCAGACCTCCATCGCCGATGTGCTGGGCAACAAGGACACCAGCGCCGCAGCGATCGTGAGCGTGACGCCGGGCGCTACGGTGCGACAAGCCATTCGTCTGATGGCATTGCATGACGTGTCGCAGGTGCCGGTCATGGATGGTACGGTCTGCGTGGGCAGTGTGGCCGAATCGCAGCTCACCACCAAGTCGCTTGCCGACCCGAAGGTGCTCGATCACACGGTGAGCGATGCGATGGACCAGCCGTTCCCCATCGTCGAGTCGGACCAGGCCGTAGAGAGCGTGGCCAAGCTGCTGTCCAAGAGCAATCGTGCGGTGCTGATGCGCAAGGACGGCATCATTCAGGGCATCGTGACACGCTATGACGTGCTCGAATACCTGATGCATCGCAGTTGA